TAGTTGATCGTCGGATATCATGATCTCCAGCATAATCAGCATCGCAGTAGCCAATGATCTTAACCTCATCCCCTTTCTTATAGAAGAGACCATAGTTAATGGTATCTTTGACATATCTTAGTATTCGTCGTACTACTTCCAAATGTGGCTTCTTTGGTTGCTGCATATATCGACTTACTACTCCAACTGCATAAGAAATATCTGGTCGAGTCAATGTAAGGTAGATTAGACTTCCCACCAGTTGTCGATACATTGCTCCATCTTGCAAGTCCTTCCTAGCATGAGCACATAACTTAGCATTAGCTTCcattgtgttgggttttgtgccctaaataaaactcatttcaatataatcagatttacttattaataaagatcagaaataacatttaatgttgcatggttcatatgatttatttcatgattatatgtacataatgtatgaattctatttaagtccagaacatatcaatttgttaatgattatagtgttgtcaacacagtggaatataatcttaattatatgttcgaaagtttattccctgatttgtcagttcactggatttagactgacatgataatcagcgataggtattcttacaccttggataagtgttatgtcctttcaagggcattggcaaagtttaccagcatcagatgtatggagtataaatcggaaggggccgatattgaactttgattagatatattaaatttaccgtaatatctattcaattcaatatcacctgttgatcgtagatcaaatgatcttaatcctgatatgtttaggttcgatctcaagagtattatacatgttctttgatttgttagttaagtctacttttgggtcagggtgatacgtacattttgggaacatgatagagcaattgagtgggagcgctaacataaatatggaatctatagcttctaactgacaaatagaaagtaaaggatgatttccttcgagcttgaccaaacgaaaataaatgatggagtactcatttcacttagctgaaatatcatttatacggggttaagtattttaaggataaaatacattgtagggtgttacggtaatctaatcctttacagtgtagatcatttatatagaggatcattgatcaaattagaattataacaatggataactaatgacgtgtctatatggtggaacatatagagtgttctatatactgagagtgcaattctaagttctatgcgtggattcaacgaagaattaataagtcagtgaatttaagaaataaattcttgatctgcttattggaagctcggatatatagacccatggtccccatactagttgagaccatactgcttgtaagactcagttaattgattttaattaatcaattataattctaaagttagactatgtctagtttatgaattttcactaagcaagggcgaaattgtaaagaaaagagattctaggtttatttattaattaagagactttatatgtctaattaataaatatattaaatgacaatattatttaataattaatttttagttattaaataattagaattggcatttaaatggttaaattggaaaattagcatttttaagaaaatgggatggaaaaatggcaaaattacaaagtgggcccaatccacaatccatggtcggccacacttagtgtattttaccatttatttttttattattttaatgccaaataattctaacctaaacctaggtggttacctataaatagatagtgatggctctcattcacacttaactttgtgaactttgtcagatgaaaactgagcctctttctatttactctagccgccacttcttcttctcttttcctcttcaattttgaaatccttgagtgaatgagtgagtgcccacacacatcaagtggtatctcaatcatagtgtgtaagactgtaggagattccaaacaacaagaaggagattcaacatcaaaggaaggagagaaagaaatccaggttcagatcttggtgatgctctgctacaaaaagtaaccaagggctagagatctgaacggaatgagtcattatattccgctgcacccaatgtaaggtttactaaactttatatgtgtttatttcattgttttagaattcatattaggatgttaatgaaacatacatggtagtaaatctagatcctggtaaaatatttccaacacataGGTGTTGAGATGGGCTTGCACTCGAGCATTCCAAATCTTTGCAGCAAATCTTTAGCATACTTTTGCTGACAGAGAAATAAGCCTTCCTCAGTTCGATCAACTTCTAATTCAAGAAGTGTTTCATTTTTCCAAGCTCCTTCATTTG
This Cannabis sativa cultivar Pink pepper isolate KNU-18-1 chromosome 6, ASM2916894v1, whole genome shotgun sequence DNA region includes the following protein-coding sequences:
- the LOC133039380 gene encoding secreted RxLR effector protein 161-like, with amino-acid sequence MEANAKLCAHARKDLQDGAMYRQLVGSLIYLTLTRPDISYAVGVVSRYMQQPKKPHLEVVRRILRYVKDTINYGLFYKKGDEVKIIGYCDADYAGDHDIRRSTTGYVFKIGSGVVSWCSKRQLTVSLSTTEA